From one Pedobacter faecalis genomic stretch:
- a CDS encoding sensor histidine kinase, which produces MAKSSRHALKVIPLCWLLAFFAVPEATHAQTAYLQHFTTKEGLPSNNCFFTIQDRNGYIWVASDAGVSRFDGQVFENFSVDDGLPDNQILQLSEDNKGRIWFLALNGQLSYFFNGRIFNETSDPQLKLLRLNAVIVSFFQDSRGRIWLGTNKNMLVMWDGKLIRKFISANPKRQFINTFVHEDDQNRIWAYSNNCARLLTREGFKVIPGKLRPVSYKAALNMRDKSLAYINDDRLIVEVSQNSRIVMHLQKKWKEADPGYFHFDGSNVWFSTNSGIFHLDDKGNTVKYLDKISVSQVIEDARQNMWFTTNNGVYMLPRVDERLFIFNESHGLAGDVVKSLEKDDRGNLWLGFDKPAIDIVNVKNFKVQHLPVTNPSRFKQIKQISVDSANRSVYFASEYGLGRVADMHGMRKISLLRETNDALFVLKSFSLGSNRELAMALSSGTVVLNDRINHFEFDTGSFSESKGFYKNRAYCVFYDASGDLWLSNINGLSHFSGGRLHEYFEKSPLLTRRINDIKELPDSTLVLATDGYGIIYLKNKKVIKVVTQRDGLMNNICKKLFVHDRSVWVVTNSGINKIKLDGQRASVETFEHTSSLLTDGVNGMYIDDKYAYFATVWGLVYFSANKSVPVNEAPKVFITSIVNGKVKLQLNKASHTIRPVNNTLTFNYSAVDFQNKNVTYRYRLRSNASWTETKNRRLEFSSLEPGEYTFELSARSNNSGWSSPARINFVMEKYFWQTWWFFMCITGIVALAFYKIAQVVTKQQKNKVQEQLLLKNKILMLEQRALQAMMNPHFVFNVMNSIQHYINTKDPASANKILTGFARLIRKNLEICTKSFITLDEELEYLNLYLSLEKKRFGDKLNYHIHVDERIDKEETTIPSMILQPYVENAIWHGIMPKESGGNIDIDIAPDKGRLMIKIIDDGIGIENSIRDKKHAQHQSKGMELTKERINLLNEVEANPIQIDIKQAGSTGTFVSISIPLSS; this is translated from the coding sequence ATGGCGAAAAGTAGCCGGCATGCATTAAAGGTCATCCCATTGTGTTGGCTGCTCGCGTTTTTCGCGGTCCCTGAGGCGACACATGCACAGACCGCCTACCTGCAGCATTTCACTACGAAGGAAGGACTGCCTAGCAATAACTGCTTTTTTACCATTCAAGACCGCAACGGATACATTTGGGTGGCATCAGATGCAGGAGTAAGCCGCTTTGACGGACAGGTATTCGAGAATTTCTCGGTAGATGATGGACTACCAGATAACCAGATCTTACAATTGAGCGAGGACAATAAGGGCCGAATATGGTTCCTTGCATTGAACGGCCAACTGAGCTATTTTTTTAACGGAAGAATATTCAATGAAACTAGTGATCCACAACTTAAACTGCTGAGGCTAAATGCAGTTATTGTGTCTTTCTTTCAGGATTCGAGAGGCCGGATATGGCTTGGCACGAATAAAAACATGTTGGTGATGTGGGATGGAAAGCTTATAAGGAAGTTTATCTCTGCTAATCCCAAACGCCAATTCATAAATACTTTTGTCCACGAGGACGACCAGAACAGAATCTGGGCCTACAGCAACAACTGTGCTAGGCTACTTACAAGAGAGGGTTTTAAGGTTATACCGGGAAAATTGCGCCCGGTTTCTTATAAAGCTGCATTAAACATGCGCGATAAGAGCCTGGCTTACATCAATGATGATAGGCTGATTGTAGAGGTATCTCAAAATAGCCGAATTGTTATGCACCTGCAGAAAAAGTGGAAGGAGGCAGATCCGGGATATTTTCATTTCGATGGCAGCAATGTGTGGTTCAGTACCAATTCCGGCATTTTCCACCTGGATGACAAAGGAAATACGGTAAAATACCTGGATAAGATCTCCGTAAGTCAGGTAATTGAAGATGCGAGGCAAAATATGTGGTTTACCACCAACAACGGTGTTTACATGCTACCCCGTGTAGATGAGCGCCTGTTCATATTTAACGAGTCACACGGACTAGCTGGGGACGTGGTAAAAAGCCTCGAAAAAGACGATCGCGGGAACCTGTGGCTAGGCTTTGACAAACCTGCTATTGATATAGTTAACGTTAAAAATTTCAAAGTGCAGCATCTGCCTGTTACGAATCCTTCCCGGTTCAAGCAGATTAAACAAATTAGCGTGGATTCAGCCAATCGATCCGTTTACTTTGCATCCGAATACGGACTTGGCAGGGTAGCCGATATGCATGGCATGCGTAAAATATCGTTGCTTCGGGAGACCAACGACGCTCTGTTCGTGCTTAAAAGTTTTTCTCTTGGCAGCAACCGTGAGCTCGCCATGGCACTTTCCTCAGGAACGGTAGTATTGAATGACAGGATCAACCATTTCGAATTCGATACGGGTTCTTTCAGCGAAAGCAAGGGGTTTTATAAAAACAGGGCATATTGCGTTTTCTATGACGCCTCGGGAGATTTATGGTTATCAAACATCAATGGGCTGTCGCACTTCTCTGGGGGACGGCTGCATGAATATTTCGAAAAAAGTCCGCTGCTAACAAGAAGGATCAATGACATTAAGGAGTTGCCAGACAGCACTCTGGTCCTGGCAACCGACGGTTACGGAATAATCTATCTCAAGAATAAGAAGGTAATTAAGGTCGTTACTCAGCGCGACGGATTAATGAATAATATCTGTAAGAAGCTGTTTGTACACGATAGAAGTGTTTGGGTTGTCACGAATTCCGGTATTAATAAAATCAAGCTTGACGGGCAGCGAGCAAGCGTGGAGACATTTGAACATACAAGTTCTTTACTAACTGACGGTGTGAACGGAATGTATATTGATGACAAGTATGCTTATTTCGCAACGGTCTGGGGGCTGGTCTATTTTTCTGCAAACAAGAGTGTCCCGGTTAATGAAGCACCAAAGGTATTCATCACATCGATAGTAAACGGTAAAGTAAAGCTGCAACTGAATAAGGCCAGCCATACAATCAGGCCAGTAAATAACACACTTACTTTTAACTACAGCGCTGTTGATTTCCAAAACAAAAATGTCACATACAGATACCGGTTACGCTCTAATGCGAGCTGGACAGAAACAAAAAACAGACGTTTGGAATTTTCATCTCTGGAACCTGGAGAATACACTTTTGAGCTAAGCGCCCGCTCGAACAATAGCGGATGGAGCAGTCCGGCGAGGATCAACTTCGTAATGGAAAAGTACTTTTGGCAGACCTGGTGGTTTTTCATGTGTATTACAGGTATTGTAGCATTAGCATTTTATAAGATTGCTCAGGTGGTTACAAAACAGCAGAAAAACAAGGTTCAGGAGCAGCTGCTCTTGAAAAACAAGATTCTGATGTTAGAACAGCGTGCGCTGCAGGCTATGATGAATCCGCATTTCGTTTTCAATGTAATGAATTCAATTCAGCACTACATTAACACAAAGGATCCGGCTTCGGCTAATAAAATTTTGACCGGGTTTGCACGTCTTATACGCAAGAATCTTGAGATATGTACGAAAAGTTTTATAACGCTTGACGAAGAACTTGAATACCTGAACTTATATCTCAGCCTGGAGAAAAAGCGATTTGGTGACAAGCTAAACTATCACATACATGTAGATGAGCGTATTGATAAGGAAGAAACGACAATTCCTTCCATGATACTTCAACCATACGTTGAGAATGCCATTTGGCATGGCATCATGCCAAAAGAAAGCGGTGGCAATATTGATATAGATATCGCTCCTGATAAAGGACGGCTGATGATCAAGATTATCGATGATGGCATAGGAATAGAAAACTCTATAAGGGATAAAAAGCATGCTCAACATCAGAGCAAAGGGATGGAGCTTACAAAAGAGCGTATCAATTTGCTGAATGAGGTTGAAGCAAATCCGATACAGATCGATATTAAACAAGCGGGAAGCACAGGCACTTTTGTGTCTATTTCAATCCCCTTATCTAGTTAA
- a CDS encoding GNAT family N-acetyltransferase: MELIQVTDRHTKQQFLDVARWIYRNDENWICPLDRDIEAVFDEQKNPFFGHGKCERWILADSSGKIIGRIAAFINEKKAYQYDVPTGGMGFFECVDDRKAAFKLFDQARDWLHNHGMQAMIGPINFGENDSFWGLLVEGFTPPSYGMNYHPPYYHQFFIDYGFETEYEQITNHLAVRKPFPERFTKIANWVAAKPGYRFEHFSKKNPLKYVNDLMEIYNDAWRDFENFVPIKRETLEESFEKMKLIMDEKLIWFAYVNNEPASFIVIIPDANQMIRGLNGKMGLGGMLKFIYRKIRGVKRMRAVVMGTKQAFQKHGLESALFIKLKEYVLPKNQYDELELSWVGDFNDKMLAIHEATGAVLGKRHLTLRKRFR; the protein is encoded by the coding sequence ATGGAGCTCATACAAGTTACAGACCGGCACACAAAACAACAATTCCTTGACGTAGCCAGATGGATATATAGAAACGACGAAAACTGGATATGTCCGCTAGACAGGGATATAGAAGCAGTCTTTGACGAACAAAAGAATCCTTTTTTCGGCCATGGCAAATGTGAACGCTGGATACTGGCTGATAGTTCGGGCAAAATAATCGGCAGGATAGCCGCATTTATAAATGAAAAGAAAGCCTACCAGTACGATGTGCCGACGGGCGGTATGGGCTTTTTTGAATGTGTTGACGACAGGAAAGCTGCTTTTAAGCTTTTCGATCAAGCCAGGGACTGGCTACATAACCATGGCATGCAGGCCATGATCGGCCCTATCAATTTTGGGGAAAATGATTCTTTTTGGGGACTCCTGGTAGAAGGATTTACTCCCCCATCCTACGGAATGAATTACCACCCTCCCTACTATCACCAGTTTTTTATTGACTACGGTTTTGAAACCGAATATGAACAGATTACAAATCATCTTGCTGTAAGAAAACCTTTTCCTGAGCGCTTCACGAAAATTGCGAATTGGGTAGCTGCCAAACCAGGGTACAGATTTGAACATTTCTCCAAAAAGAATCCCTTAAAATATGTAAACGACCTGATGGAGATTTACAATGATGCTTGGCGCGACTTTGAGAATTTCGTGCCTATTAAGCGGGAGACATTGGAGGAATCTTTCGAAAAGATGAAGCTGATTATGGATGAAAAGCTAATCTGGTTTGCTTATGTAAACAATGAGCCCGCTTCATTTATCGTCATCATCCCCGATGCCAACCAAATGATACGTGGATTAAATGGAAAAATGGGTCTTGGGGGAATGTTGAAATTTATATACCGAAAAATAAGAGGTGTGAAGAGAATGAGAGCTGTTGTGATGGGCACAAAGCAAGCTTTCCAAAAGCACGGGCTTGAATCTGCACTCTTTATCAAGCTGAAGGAATACGTACTGCCAAAAAACCAGTACGATGAACTGGAATTATCATGGGTGGGAGACTTTAATGACAAGATGCTCGCGATACATGAAGCGACAGGTGCCGTACTGGGAAAACGACACCTTACGCTGCGTAAACGTTTTCGCTAA
- a CDS encoding helix-turn-helix domain-containing protein, giving the protein MNFIGKNIRRLRQRKGWSQGDVARQLKISIPAFSKIETGITDINVSRLAQIAELFEVSTVEIISKEDENPHAEHAAEIGTLKAKLTQREEEIIRLQKKIIDLYEEIREK; this is encoded by the coding sequence ATGAATTTTATTGGTAAGAACATTAGGCGCTTGCGTCAAAGAAAGGGTTGGAGTCAGGGAGATGTAGCCCGGCAATTGAAAATATCAATTCCCGCCTTTTCTAAGATAGAAACCGGAATAACGGACATCAACGTTTCCAGACTGGCTCAGATTGCTGAATTATTTGAGGTCTCGACCGTGGAAATTATCTCAAAGGAAGACGAAAATCCGCACGCGGAACATGCCGCGGAGATCGGTACGCTCAAGGCAAAACTAACGCAACGGGAAGAAGAGATTATAAGGCTACAAAAGAAAATTATTGACCTTTACGAAGAGATTCGGGAAAAATAG
- a CDS encoding UDP-N-acetylmuramate--L-alanine ligase, translating to MRIHFIAIGGSAMHNLAIALHKKGYQVTGSDDMIFEPSASRLERHGIFPDRLGWDPTLITNDIDAIILGMHALEDNPELVRARELGLNIYSYPAYIYEQTKDKLRVVVGGSHGKTTITSMILHVLNYYKREFDYLVGAQLTGFDTMVGLTESAPIVIIEGDEYLASPIDRRPKFHLYKANIAVISGIAWDHINVFPTYADYVRQFEIFIETIEPDGTLIYCESDTDLKRIAENSQYHIKKIPYEVPPHKITGGITYLMPGRTPLKIFGNHNLMNLNAARIVCEQLGIDAADFNSAIQSFTGAAKRLEPLRNEEGTAVFKDFAHSPSKLKATIEAVKAQFTERRLVACIELHTYSSLNKAFLKQYADSMIGADIQVVFIDREIFKHKNMEPFTETDVQTAFNSDRIIFFDRAEALMSYLLGINFYQANLLLMSSGNFSGINLEELARDLTVNP from the coding sequence ATGCGGATACACTTCATTGCAATAGGTGGTAGTGCCATGCACAACCTTGCGATAGCACTTCATAAAAAGGGATATCAGGTAACAGGCTCTGATGACATGATATTTGAACCTTCAGCAAGTCGCCTTGAAAGGCATGGAATTTTTCCGGACAGGCTGGGCTGGGATCCGACGCTTATCACGAACGATATCGATGCGATAATTCTTGGTATGCATGCTCTGGAAGACAATCCCGAGCTAGTCCGTGCGCGCGAACTTGGTTTAAATATCTATTCCTATCCAGCGTATATCTATGAGCAGACAAAGGATAAGCTGCGGGTAGTCGTAGGAGGTAGTCATGGTAAAACCACGATTACTTCGATGATATTACATGTGCTAAACTATTATAAGCGAGAATTTGACTACCTCGTTGGTGCCCAACTTACCGGATTTGATACTATGGTTGGGCTCACTGAGTCAGCGCCGATAGTCATTATAGAAGGAGATGAATATCTGGCATCGCCGATAGACAGGCGTCCTAAGTTCCATCTCTATAAGGCTAATATAGCTGTTATTAGCGGTATAGCATGGGACCACATTAATGTGTTCCCTACGTATGCGGATTATGTTCGCCAGTTTGAAATATTTATAGAGACCATAGAGCCGGATGGTACACTGATTTACTGTGAGTCGGATACCGATTTGAAGCGTATCGCTGAAAATTCACAGTATCATATAAAAAAGATCCCTTACGAGGTTCCTCCTCACAAGATCACCGGGGGTATCACCTACTTAATGCCCGGACGTACGCCATTGAAGATTTTCGGCAACCACAATCTCATGAACCTGAATGCGGCCAGAATTGTGTGTGAGCAGCTCGGAATTGACGCAGCTGATTTCAATTCGGCAATCCAGTCATTCACCGGCGCGGCCAAGAGGCTTGAGCCGTTGCGTAATGAGGAGGGAACCGCCGTCTTCAAAGATTTTGCCCATTCGCCTTCGAAACTTAAAGCAACAATTGAAGCTGTAAAAGCACAATTTACTGAAAGGAGATTGGTAGCCTGTATCGAACTGCATACCTATAGTAGTTTGAATAAAGCATTCCTCAAGCAATATGCTGATAGTATGATTGGCGCCGACATTCAGGTTGTATTTATTGATAGAGAAATCTTTAAGCACAAAAACATGGAGCCATTTACCGAGACAGATGTGCAGACGGCTTTTAATAGTGACAGGATTATATTTTTTGATCGTGCAGAGGCCCTTATGAGTTACCTACTTGGTATAAATTTTTATCAAGCGAATCTCCTTTTGATGAGTTCGGGGAATTTTTCGGGCATAAATCTGGAAGAGTTGGCACGTGACTTGACCGTGAATCCCTAG
- the prmA gene encoding 50S ribosomal protein L11 methyltransferase has product MQYIQVDFTFCGIEEYQKDLLIAELADTGFNTFEDTPEGFSGFINKSDFQEDQLREVLETLEEGIEYAYSVQEVEAENWNETWEKNFEPLTIAGQCYVRATFHEPHPEYQYEIVIDPKMAFGTGHHQTTTMMMEYLLTQDLRDKSVLDMGCGTGILAILSAKLGAGSLVAIDNDEICYLSTIENAGLNNIGGVEAICGSKEQIPDRFFDVILANINRNILLDQISSYERALKPGGSIFFSGFYELPDLQMIIEACTASGIAYVDHKKNGEWVAAHFKKA; this is encoded by the coding sequence ATGCAATATATACAAGTCGACTTCACTTTCTGTGGGATTGAAGAGTACCAGAAGGACTTGTTAATAGCGGAACTCGCCGACACCGGGTTTAATACTTTTGAAGATACTCCTGAAGGGTTCTCTGGATTTATTAATAAATCGGATTTTCAAGAAGATCAACTCAGAGAGGTGCTGGAAACATTAGAAGAAGGCATCGAGTATGCATATTCCGTCCAGGAGGTAGAGGCTGAAAACTGGAACGAAACCTGGGAGAAGAATTTTGAGCCATTGACCATAGCCGGCCAGTGTTATGTGCGTGCAACTTTTCATGAGCCTCATCCGGAGTATCAATATGAAATAGTCATCGATCCCAAGATGGCTTTTGGAACCGGCCATCACCAGACCACGACCATGATGATGGAATACCTGCTCACACAAGACCTGCGCGACAAGTCGGTGCTTGATATGGGGTGTGGCACAGGGATCTTGGCGATTTTGTCTGCCAAGTTAGGGGCGGGCTCTCTTGTTGCTATTGACAACGATGAGATTTGCTATTTGAGCACTATAGAAAATGCGGGTTTGAATAATATAGGGGGTGTTGAGGCGATCTGCGGAAGTAAGGAGCAGATTCCCGACCGGTTTTTTGATGTGATTCTGGCAAATATTAATCGCAATATTCTCCTCGATCAGATATCATCTTATGAAAGGGCTCTTAAACCAGGAGGCAGTATATTCTTCAGTGGCTTTTATGAATTGCCGGACCTGCAGATGATCATAGAAGCTTGTACTGCTTCCGGCATAGCCTACGTAGATCATAAAAAGAACGGGGAATGGGTGGCTGCTCATTTTAAAAAGGCGTAA
- the tpiA gene encoding triose-phosphate isomerase, translating to MRKKIVAGNWKMNLGYEEGVSLFSEIVNMVRDEKKGDQQAIICAPFIHLNSLVQLGNSIVAIGAQNCHQNESGAYTGEISAKMISSVGAEYVIVGHSERRQYFSEDNQLLAAKTVVVLENDLTPIFCIGETLDERNNGSYFDVLKTQLEEGIFNLSTEQFSKLVIAYEPVWAIGTGLTATSEQAQEVHAFIRQQIAAKYDAAVAENTTILYGGSCNPKNAADLFAQPDIDGGLIGGASLKSRDFVDIVKTFNS from the coding sequence ATGAGAAAGAAAATTGTAGCTGGAAACTGGAAAATGAACCTTGGGTATGAAGAAGGTGTATCTTTGTTTTCCGAAATTGTCAACATGGTCAGAGATGAAAAAAAGGGAGATCAGCAGGCCATAATTTGTGCACCATTTATTCATCTGAACAGTCTTGTTCAGCTCGGAAATTCCATTGTTGCTATAGGTGCCCAAAATTGCCATCAGAATGAGAGTGGCGCTTATACCGGTGAAATATCTGCCAAAATGATCAGTTCGGTGGGCGCCGAATATGTTATTGTCGGTCACTCAGAAAGACGTCAGTACTTCTCGGAAGATAATCAGCTTCTGGCTGCAAAAACTGTAGTAGTACTTGAGAACGATCTCACGCCTATTTTCTGCATCGGGGAAACGCTTGATGAGAGAAATAACGGCAGTTATTTTGACGTCCTGAAAACTCAGCTTGAAGAGGGGATTTTTAATCTTTCAACTGAGCAATTTTCCAAACTCGTTATTGCTTATGAGCCGGTTTGGGCAATAGGCACAGGGCTTACCGCTACATCTGAACAGGCGCAGGAAGTTCACGCCTTCATCAGGCAACAAATCGCGGCAAAATACGATGCAGCAGTGGCAGAAAATACGACCATTCTTTACGGTGGCAGTTGCAATCCGAAAAATGCTGCAGATCTTTTTGCACAGCCCGACATTGATGGTGGTTTAATTGGTGGTGCTTCACTAAAATCCAGAGACTTCGTGGATATCGTTAAAACATTCAACAGCTGA
- a CDS encoding putative sugar nucleotidyl transferase — MTINLFDDDSWQSLRPLTFTRPVGDLRVGILTIAEKWQKHLKVREFGFVTQNYLSVKFPKKMQGMLFINGSICPDERLLDSVQALEAGEALVKGDIILAYCSEGELTVADLQNRFHKISYPGDFIRIVYPEDVFKYNDTELRRDFSLLTAGRTSLALSSTNTIIGEDFFAEEGAEAECATFNTRSGPVYLGYNAQVWEGSNIKGSFALCDNSQVKMGAKIYGQTTIGPGSRVGGEINNAVIWGHSSKGHDGYLGNAVMGEWCNIGADTNNSNLKNNYAEVRLWDYERQSFRKTGLQFCGLIMADHAKCGINTMFNTGTVVGVGANVFGAGFPRNFVADFAWGGAHGFEVYALNKMFETAEKVYARRNMDFGQIDKDILSEIFENTNVYRRF, encoded by the coding sequence ATGACGATCAATCTTTTTGACGATGACTCGTGGCAGTCCCTACGTCCACTAACCTTTACCAGACCAGTGGGAGATCTCAGGGTAGGAATTCTGACGATCGCTGAAAAGTGGCAAAAGCACCTCAAGGTGCGGGAGTTTGGCTTTGTCACGCAAAACTACCTCTCTGTCAAGTTTCCAAAGAAAATGCAGGGAATGCTGTTTATCAATGGATCGATATGTCCTGATGAGCGGCTGCTTGACTCAGTTCAGGCTCTTGAAGCAGGGGAAGCGCTTGTCAAAGGTGATATTATCCTTGCTTATTGCTCAGAAGGAGAGTTAACTGTTGCTGATCTTCAAAACAGATTTCACAAAATCAGTTATCCTGGTGATTTCATCAGGATCGTGTACCCTGAAGATGTTTTCAAATATAATGATACAGAGCTTAGAAGGGATTTTTCTCTTCTAACCGCAGGCCGCACATCTTTGGCACTGAGCTCTACAAATACCATTATAGGCGAAGACTTTTTTGCAGAAGAGGGGGCGGAAGCAGAGTGCGCGACTTTCAATACGAGAAGCGGCCCGGTTTACCTAGGGTACAATGCTCAGGTATGGGAAGGGAGCAATATCAAAGGTTCCTTTGCCTTGTGTGATAATTCTCAGGTGAAGATGGGCGCCAAAATTTACGGCCAAACTACTATTGGTCCTGGCAGCCGTGTAGGCGGGGAAATAAATAACGCTGTTATCTGGGGGCATTCTTCAAAAGGACACGATGGGTATTTGGGTAATGCGGTGATGGGTGAATGGTGTAATATTGGCGCCGATACCAATAACTCAAACTTGAAAAACAATTATGCAGAGGTAAGATTATGGGACTACGAACGCCAATCCTTCCGAAAGACGGGGCTGCAGTTCTGCGGTCTGATTATGGCAGATCATGCTAAGTGTGGTATCAATACCATGTTTAACACAGGAACTGTGGTTGGTGTTGGTGCTAACGTATTTGGTGCAGGATTCCCCAGAAATTTTGTAGCAGATTTCGCTTGGGGCGGAGCGCATGGCTTTGAAGTATATGCATTAAACAAGATGTTTGAGACCGCTGAAAAGGTTTATGCACGCAGGAATATGGATTTTGGTCAGATAGATAAGGATATTCTGTCTGAGATTTTTGAGAACACAAATGTATACCGCAGGTTCTGA
- a CDS encoding type B 50S ribosomal protein L31 — protein sequence MKKDLHPSNYRFVVFKDMSNDYAFLTKSCVDTKETIQWEDGNEYPLYKLEISHTSHPFYTGKMKLVDTAGRIDKFKTRYAKK from the coding sequence ATGAAAAAAGATCTGCATCCATCAAACTATAGATTTGTTGTATTCAAAGATATGTCTAACGACTATGCTTTTTTAACTAAGTCTTGTGTAGATACTAAAGAAACAATTCAATGGGAAGACGGAAATGAATATCCACTTTATAAATTGGAGATTTCCCATACTTCACACCCATTTTATACTGGTAAAATGAAGCTTGTTGATACGGCTGGCCGTATCGATAAATTCAAAACCCGTTACGCCAAGAAATAA
- the mce gene encoding methylmalonyl-CoA epimerase — MKRIEHIGIAVKDMEASCMVYEKLLGVSCYKRETVDSEGVNTAFFKVGANKIELLSATSADSAIKKFLDKRGEGIHHIAFDVDDITLEMDRLNKEGFVLLNEKPKKGADGKLICFVHPKDTNGVLIELCQDIRVEI; from the coding sequence ATGAAAAGGATTGAACACATAGGGATTGCTGTAAAAGATATGGAAGCGTCGTGCATGGTATATGAAAAGCTGCTGGGTGTGTCATGCTATAAACGGGAAACCGTAGATAGTGAAGGAGTTAACACCGCATTTTTTAAAGTCGGTGCAAACAAGATAGAATTGTTATCTGCCACGAGTGCGGATAGCGCAATCAAGAAATTTTTAGACAAGCGTGGTGAAGGTATTCATCATATAGCTTTCGATGTAGACGATATAACGCTGGAAATGGACCGTCTTAATAAGGAAGGATTTGTGTTGCTTAACGAAAAGCCAAAAAAAGGTGCGGACGGGAAACTGATCTGCTTTGTGCACCCTAAAGATACAAACGGTGTGTTAATAGAGCTATGTCAGGACATCAGAGTGGAGATATAG
- a CDS encoding IscS subfamily cysteine desulfurase yields the protein MELPIYLDNNATTPLDPRVLEAMLPYFTNKFGNAASRNHAFGWVAEEAVDYAREQVAKLIGCTEKEIIFTSGATEADNLGIKGVFEMYQDKGNHIITATTEHKAVLDTCKHLEKVGARVTYLKVKEDGLIDLQELEAAMTEQTILVTIMYGNNEIGVIQPIKEIAAIAHSHGALFMTDATQTVGKIPVNVNEDGIDLMAFSAHKMYGPKGVGALYVRRKNPRVKVTAQMDGGGHERGMRSGTLNVPGIVGLGKACELCRLEMDQEAQRLSALRDKLERSLTELEESYVNGNVQHRLPHVSNISFKYVEGEGLMMAMKDLAVSSGSACTSASLEPSYVLKSLGLSDDLAHSSIRFGLGRFTTEEEIDYAIENTKNAVNHLRNLSPLWEMFKEGIDLSKIEWAEH from the coding sequence ATGGAACTTCCTATTTACCTGGATAATAATGCCACGACACCTCTCGATCCGAGAGTTTTAGAAGCAATGTTACCCTACTTCACAAATAAATTTGGCAATGCGGCAAGCCGCAATCACGCTTTCGGCTGGGTTGCAGAAGAGGCAGTAGACTATGCCCGTGAGCAGGTTGCTAAACTGATTGGCTGTACAGAGAAAGAAATCATATTTACATCCGGCGCTACCGAAGCAGACAACCTTGGCATAAAGGGAGTGTTTGAAATGTACCAGGATAAGGGTAACCATATTATTACGGCGACCACAGAACATAAAGCGGTTCTAGATACCTGTAAACACCTCGAAAAAGTAGGTGCGCGGGTCACTTATCTTAAAGTTAAGGAAGATGGCCTTATTGATCTTCAGGAACTTGAGGCTGCAATGACCGAACAAACCATCCTGGTTACGATTATGTATGGAAATAACGAGATTGGCGTTATTCAACCAATTAAGGAAATTGCAGCTATCGCACACAGCCATGGCGCCCTTTTCATGACCGACGCTACACAGACTGTTGGTAAAATTCCTGTAAACGTAAATGAAGATGGCATTGACCTTATGGCATTTTCGGCCCATAAAATGTACGGACCTAAAGGTGTGGGCGCATTATATGTACGCCGCAAAAACCCGAGGGTTAAGGTAACAGCACAAATGGATGGCGGCGGTCATGAACGTGGAATGCGCTCAGGAACATTAAATGTACCCGGCATTGTGGGATTAGGCAAAGCTTGTGAGCTGTGCCGGCTGGAAATGGATCAGGAAGCACAGCGTCTGTCAGCATTGCGCGACAAACTTGAGCGTTCCCTTACGGAGCTTGAAGAAAGCTATGTAAACGGAAATGTGCAGCATCGTTTGCCACATGTGTCTAATATATCGTTTAAATATGTCGAAGGAGAAGGTTTAATGATGGCGATGAAAGATCTGGCTGTTTCTTCGGGCTCAGCATGTACTTCAGCTTCCTTAGAACCGTCTTATGTTTTAAAAAGCCTGGGCCTTTCAGACGATCTGGCACATTCTTCGATAAGATTCGGACTGGGGCGGTTTACTACAGAGGAGGAAATTGATTACGCAATAGAAAACACCAAAAACGCTGTTAACCATCTGAGAAACCTTTCACCACTATGGGAAATGTTTAAGGAAGGAATTGATTTAAGTAAAATCGAGTGGGCAGAACACTAA